Proteins encoded together in one Planctopirus ephydatiae window:
- a CDS encoding TolC family protein, whose product MLVGCLVIAGCSTARTSVVRSISPASSSVEKSTVANHKISEETTTGKETSSRYTTSKTALPPETLEGQVPADETSSTIQLANSEVQDAETAGAVATAAEQTAALQEPSSSPGQVTTPPAAGGDEFMEGSLLPGRIRQEIPPSPGNADEIPIVGDERVSPPLVLNSVIDSVYMSFPLLRNALYGRNIANGANLAAQGAFDLKLNADLNNQPLGYYQTYRNGVDIAQPVLQNGGEVIAGYRAGRGNFEPWYGNRETNDGGEFMAGLAIPLLQNRAIDKRRAELWITQVGQSKVEPEIKAQLLQFIRDSTIAYWEWVAAGQGLRVARELQALALDRDQQIRATVQEGDRPESDIIDNQRLIVARQVKLIEAEQKLQSSAVKLSLYLRDAAGNPFIPSNSMLPARFPTPMLVTPEVLEADIAFATSRRPELLALDFDRQQLSIELLKAQNELLPTLGAHVLAKKDVGGPTSSINDKGPFQGEAGLQFTVPLQRRNANGKIMMVEGKLAQNMAKRQFTADKISVEVRTAVIALENAYRAIGQASASVRLNEEMQRFETIRLNEGASDLLRLNLREQATFDARVQEVLALLGYFAAEADYKAATAAELPEEILAPAN is encoded by the coding sequence ATGCTTGTTGGTTGCCTGGTGATAGCCGGATGCTCAACCGCTCGTACAAGTGTGGTTCGCTCCATCTCACCAGCATCGTCGTCGGTCGAGAAATCGACCGTCGCCAATCACAAGATCTCCGAAGAAACCACCACCGGCAAAGAGACCAGTTCTCGATACACCACCAGCAAGACAGCCTTGCCACCTGAAACTCTAGAAGGTCAGGTGCCTGCGGACGAGACCTCATCCACAATTCAACTTGCCAATTCTGAAGTGCAGGATGCAGAAACTGCAGGTGCAGTCGCAACTGCTGCTGAGCAGACCGCTGCTTTACAGGAACCATCGTCCTCACCAGGTCAAGTCACCACTCCTCCTGCCGCCGGAGGAGATGAGTTTATGGAGGGATCCTTGCTCCCCGGCAGGATCCGTCAGGAAATCCCTCCCAGCCCCGGGAATGCCGATGAGATTCCCATCGTGGGTGATGAGCGGGTCAGTCCACCTCTGGTACTCAACAGTGTCATCGACTCGGTCTACATGTCGTTTCCTCTTTTAAGGAATGCACTTTATGGCCGCAATATTGCTAATGGAGCCAATCTCGCTGCCCAGGGAGCTTTCGACCTCAAGCTGAATGCTGATTTGAATAACCAGCCCCTGGGTTACTACCAGACGTATCGGAATGGTGTCGATATTGCCCAGCCCGTGCTCCAGAATGGTGGAGAAGTGATTGCCGGGTATCGCGCGGGTCGTGGTAATTTTGAACCATGGTACGGAAATCGCGAAACCAACGATGGGGGCGAGTTCATGGCTGGCCTGGCGATCCCACTTTTGCAGAACCGTGCGATTGATAAACGCCGCGCTGAACTCTGGATTACTCAGGTTGGTCAATCGAAAGTCGAACCAGAGATTAAAGCCCAGCTACTGCAATTTATTCGTGATAGTACAATTGCCTATTGGGAATGGGTGGCTGCAGGGCAGGGGCTGCGAGTGGCTCGTGAGCTGCAGGCACTGGCACTGGATCGAGATCAACAGATCCGCGCGACAGTCCAGGAAGGTGATCGTCCCGAATCAGACATTATTGATAACCAGCGTTTAATTGTTGCCAGACAGGTCAAGCTGATTGAAGCGGAACAAAAGCTTCAAAGCTCGGCCGTCAAGCTCTCACTCTATTTGAGAGATGCTGCTGGCAATCCCTTTATCCCTTCCAACAGCATGCTGCCTGCGAGGTTTCCGACTCCGATGCTGGTGACACCCGAGGTACTGGAAGCCGATATTGCCTTCGCCACATCTCGTCGGCCGGAATTGCTGGCACTCGATTTCGACCGTCAGCAATTGTCTATCGAGTTGTTAAAGGCACAGAACGAACTGTTACCCACATTGGGTGCCCATGTCCTGGCCAAGAAAGATGTCGGCGGGCCAACCAGCTCGATCAATGATAAAGGTCCCTTCCAGGGAGAAGCCGGCTTGCAGTTTACCGTTCCTCTGCAACGTCGAAACGCCAACGGCAAAATCATGATGGTCGAAGGGAAGCTGGCTCAGAATATGGCCAAACGTCAGTTCACGGCTGATAAAATTTCGGTCGAAGTTCGCACTGCTGTCATTGCTCTCGAAAATGCCTACCGTGCCATCGGACAGGCCAGCGCTTCTGTCCGTCTCAACGAAGAGATGCAACGATTTGAAACCATTCGACTAAATGAGGGTGCCAGCGACCTCTTGAGATTGAACCTGCGTGAGCAGGCCACGTTTGATGCTCGTGTTCAGGAAGTGCTTGCCCTGCTGGGCTACTTCGCCGCAGAAGCTGACTACAAAGCCGCTACTGCGGCTGAACTCCCTGAAGAAATTCTGGCACCGGCGAACTGA
- a CDS encoding TlpA family protein disulfide reductase: MTSKIGWAGVLLAFVFVVLVADTRTALAQPPLPKNPAQWVNSQPLSYEQLRGKAIYLVFFEETCPKCRAAWPDILSAAKSNEKLPVVFIAVNSGTQRAEVERYAQQVKINWPIIVDTDRSFEKEFTSSSVGEISLQNIRQIRGISAAGKIESLPYDEYSDAIKGLAQGATWKVERAEVPPEMIPLWQQVEFGAYGGVAQPLKKAALSNRPEVKSVAEKMLAVVDAERQELENEALASAEAGNKFKAYELLLKLNDSFKGYPLSDGATKLKKDLPKDPQVKSGLAALKQIQNIERQLANAKPQLKEKLGEQLSKMVTDYPETQLATHAAALLKGAGLDVPEVGGAAGSQNPPAIKSGTF, encoded by the coding sequence ATGACCAGTAAGATCGGTTGGGCCGGTGTGCTGTTGGCCTTTGTATTCGTTGTGCTGGTGGCTGATACTCGTACGGCTCTGGCCCAGCCCCCCTTGCCCAAAAATCCGGCACAGTGGGTCAATTCACAGCCATTGAGCTACGAACAGCTTCGCGGGAAAGCCATTTATCTGGTGTTTTTCGAAGAGACCTGCCCCAAATGTCGGGCCGCATGGCCGGATATCCTTTCGGCTGCCAAATCCAACGAAAAGCTGCCTGTCGTCTTTATTGCCGTGAACTCCGGAACGCAGCGAGCGGAAGTTGAGCGATATGCTCAGCAGGTAAAAATCAACTGGCCGATCATCGTCGATACGGATCGCAGTTTTGAGAAAGAATTCACCAGCAGTTCTGTGGGAGAAATCAGCCTGCAGAATATTCGTCAGATTCGCGGAATCAGCGCTGCCGGGAAAATTGAGAGCTTGCCTTACGACGAATACAGCGATGCCATCAAAGGGCTTGCCCAGGGTGCCACATGGAAAGTCGAACGTGCGGAAGTCCCACCGGAAATGATTCCTCTGTGGCAACAGGTTGAATTTGGTGCTTACGGCGGTGTTGCCCAGCCACTGAAAAAGGCGGCCCTTTCCAATCGCCCTGAGGTCAAATCGGTGGCAGAAAAAATGCTCGCAGTGGTCGATGCCGAGCGTCAGGAATTAGAGAACGAAGCATTGGCTTCCGCCGAAGCGGGCAATAAGTTCAAGGCTTATGAGCTACTGCTCAAACTGAATGATTCCTTTAAGGGTTACCCGCTTTCAGATGGTGCCACCAAGTTGAAGAAAGATCTGCCGAAAGATCCCCAGGTGAAATCAGGACTGGCTGCGCTTAAGCAGATTCAGAATATTGAGCGACAGCTGGCCAATGCCAAGCCACAGCTTAAGGAAAAGCTGGGTGAACAATTATCGAAGATGGTCACTGATTATCCTGAAACACAGTTGGCCACTCATGCGGCGGCACTGCTCAAAGGAGCCGGTTTAGATGTTCCAGAGGTAGGTGGCGCGGCAGGTTCGCAAAATCCCCCCGCCATCAAATCGGGAACCTTTTAA
- a CDS encoding RidA family protein — translation MSNEYTQRLKTLGIELPQPPVAIASYIPVTITSQMAITSGQLPMANGLMLHTGKVGSEVSVEDAAKAARQCALNALSHLQKALGSIDRIERILKIDGFVQSAPGFSSQPAVVNGASDLMLELFGEAGRHTRVAVGVSELPLNAAVEVAVWVSIKPE, via the coding sequence ATGTCGAATGAATACACCCAGCGTCTGAAAACCTTAGGGATCGAACTGCCTCAACCTCCCGTGGCCATTGCCTCTTACATCCCCGTCACGATCACAAGCCAGATGGCGATCACCAGCGGTCAGTTACCCATGGCGAATGGCCTGATGCTGCATACAGGCAAAGTGGGCTCAGAAGTTTCTGTCGAAGATGCCGCCAAAGCTGCCCGGCAATGTGCACTGAATGCACTTTCCCACCTGCAAAAAGCACTCGGCTCAATTGATCGCATTGAGCGGATACTGAAAATTGACGGATTTGTTCAATCGGCCCCGGGTTTCAGTTCGCAACCTGCTGTCGTGAATGGTGCATCCGACCTGATGCTGGAACTCTTTGGAGAAGCCGGCCGACACACCCGAGTCGCTGTCGGAGTCAGCGAACTTCCTTTGAATGCGGCTGTCGAAGTCGCAGTCTGGGTTTCCATCAAGCCAGAGTAA
- the ndk gene encoding nucleoside-diphosphate kinase, which produces MPTERTLVLLKPDAVARRLAGPILTRFEQKGLRIAALKLIQVTPELAKRHYAEHVQKPFYPMLESFITAGPTVALVLEGKSAISVVRGMMGPTNGRDAAPGTIRGDYGTSRQMNLVHGSDGPEAAAKEIAIYFQPHEVVDATEPLAPWLSAGDE; this is translated from the coding sequence ATGCCTACGGAACGTACTCTTGTCCTGCTGAAGCCAGATGCTGTTGCCCGACGTCTGGCAGGGCCAATTCTCACTCGTTTTGAGCAGAAGGGCCTACGCATAGCAGCTCTGAAGCTGATTCAGGTCACCCCGGAACTGGCCAAGAGGCACTATGCCGAACATGTCCAGAAGCCATTTTATCCCATGCTCGAAAGCTTCATTACTGCTGGTCCGACAGTGGCTTTGGTTCTCGAAGGCAAGTCAGCGATTAGCGTTGTTCGAGGCATGATGGGCCCGACCAATGGCCGCGATGCCGCCCCGGGAACCATTCGTGGCGATTATGGGACGAGTCGGCAGATGAATCTTGTCCATGGAAGTGATGGCCCCGAAGCGGCCGCGAAGGAAATCGCGATCTACTTTCAGCCGCATGAAGTGGTGGATGCCACTGAGCCACTCGCGCCATGGTTGTCGGCTGGTGACGAGTAG
- the carA gene encoding glutamine-hydrolyzing carbamoyl-phosphate synthase small subunit: MSQEAKSSACLALADGSVFFGSAFGATGEVTGEVVFNTSMTGYGEILTDPSYCGQIVTMTYPLIGNYGINFEDVESKGPRLRAFVVRELCRAPSNFRSELSLDDYLRKAGIIGLEGIDTRSLVRRLRSRGAVTGVLSTVDLDPQSLIAKAQAAPSIVGQDLVQEVMPAASFSWTEKLGNFATLAPQDSQPTRYHVVAIDYGMKWNILRHLTQVGCRVTVVPGTSTAAEILALQPDGVFLSNGPGDPEPLTYAIRTIRELLGKLPIFGICLGHQLLGLAAGARTFKLKFGHRGANQPVMNLRNSKVEITSQNHGFAIDALSLPANIEVTHRNLNDQTIEGMRLTDQPAFSVQYHPEAAAGPHDSAYLFEEFCSLMDLSAEKTKA, encoded by the coding sequence ATGTCCCAAGAGGCTAAGTCTTCAGCTTGTCTGGCATTGGCAGATGGTTCCGTTTTTTTCGGCTCAGCATTTGGTGCCACGGGTGAGGTCACTGGCGAAGTCGTATTTAACACGAGCATGACGGGTTATGGCGAGATTCTGACGGATCCCTCCTATTGTGGTCAGATCGTGACCATGACCTACCCTTTGATCGGGAATTACGGCATCAACTTCGAAGATGTGGAAAGCAAAGGTCCTCGTCTGAGGGCTTTTGTGGTTCGTGAATTATGCCGAGCCCCCAGTAACTTTCGTTCAGAGCTTTCTCTGGATGATTATCTTCGCAAAGCCGGAATTATTGGCCTCGAAGGGATTGATACCCGCTCGCTGGTTCGCCGCTTGCGCAGCCGGGGAGCTGTCACGGGAGTGCTTTCTACTGTCGATCTCGATCCACAGTCGCTAATTGCCAAGGCCCAGGCTGCACCCAGCATTGTTGGTCAGGATCTTGTTCAGGAGGTCATGCCCGCTGCGAGTTTTTCCTGGACTGAAAAGCTGGGTAACTTCGCGACGCTGGCTCCACAGGATTCCCAACCCACCCGCTATCACGTCGTCGCGATTGATTACGGCATGAAGTGGAACATCTTACGACATCTGACCCAGGTTGGTTGTCGTGTGACGGTTGTCCCGGGCACTTCCACGGCAGCAGAAATTCTGGCTTTGCAACCGGATGGGGTCTTTTTGTCGAATGGCCCTGGTGATCCTGAGCCGCTGACTTATGCGATACGGACAATTCGCGAATTGTTGGGTAAACTCCCGATCTTTGGCATCTGCCTGGGACATCAACTCCTCGGTCTGGCTGCTGGAGCGAGAACCTTTAAGCTGAAATTCGGTCATCGTGGTGCGAACCAGCCTGTGATGAATCTGCGGAATTCGAAAGTCGAAATCACCTCGCAAAATCACGGCTTTGCGATCGATGCTTTGAGTTTGCCAGCGAATATCGAGGTCACTCACCGGAATCTGAATGATCAGACAATCGAGGGGATGCGACTGACCGATCAACCCGCTTTCAGTGTGCAGTATCATCCTGAAGCTGCTGCGGGGCCACATGATAGTGCTTATCTGTTTGAAGAGTTTTGCAGCCTGATGGATTTGTCGGCCGAGAAAACGAAGGCTTGA
- a CDS encoding ArsR/SmtB family transcription factor produces MISNVAEPLVEKGSSFPDLSTQLEKDLVQVFKLLADETRLRILMYLMKDQELHVTALCERLGQSQPAVSHHLALLRVAGLIEARRDGKHNFYSVRQKHFHRIMAELFSSIGDGERDRIRFKNFVLSQEENA; encoded by the coding sequence ATGATTTCGAATGTTGCCGAACCTTTGGTCGAAAAAGGTTCATCCTTCCCTGATCTGTCGACTCAGCTTGAGAAAGACCTCGTTCAGGTCTTTAAGCTGTTGGCCGATGAAACTCGCCTGCGTATTCTGATGTATCTCATGAAAGATCAGGAACTGCATGTAACTGCCCTCTGCGAGCGACTGGGTCAGAGCCAGCCAGCAGTCAGCCATCACCTGGCTTTGCTCCGCGTAGCTGGTCTGATTGAAGCCCGTAGGGATGGTAAGCACAATTTCTACAGCGTGCGCCAGAAGCACTTCCACCGCATTATGGCTGAACTCTTCTCCAGCATTGGAGATGGCGAACGTGACCGCATCCGCTTCAAGAACTTTGTGCTGTCACAGGAAGAAAACGCTTAA
- a CDS encoding SDR family NAD(P)-dependent oxidoreductase, producing MTNMPEKKAFCSLHGLNAVITGSSSGIGKAIALELSQAGATVGLHSRKSINSIEQIRKSILSQGGTTHVFQADLRNNDAVESLAEQAWSEMGSIDIWVNNAGVDLLTTEEARLPSINKLDLLHSVDVRATYQLSRAIAIRMKSRGKGCIINIGWDQADRGMEGESGELFAAAKNAVMGFTRSMAVSFAPEVRLNCVAPGWIKTAWGETASPVWQERVMRETPLKRWGLPEDIARAVRFLVSEEASFITGQVINVNGGAIR from the coding sequence ATGACAAATATGCCTGAAAAGAAAGCATTCTGCAGCTTACACGGGCTGAATGCAGTCATCACCGGGAGTTCATCTGGTATTGGAAAGGCAATTGCTCTGGAACTTTCTCAGGCAGGGGCCACGGTCGGCTTACACTCTCGAAAATCGATCAATTCAATAGAGCAAATCCGAAAGTCGATCCTCTCTCAAGGAGGGACAACGCATGTTTTTCAGGCAGACCTGCGGAACAACGATGCGGTCGAATCTTTGGCCGAACAGGCGTGGTCAGAAATGGGATCGATTGACATCTGGGTCAATAATGCCGGGGTGGATCTCCTCACGACCGAAGAGGCTCGCCTCCCATCCATCAACAAGCTTGATCTTTTGCACTCAGTTGATGTGCGTGCAACGTATCAGCTTTCCCGCGCGATCGCCATCCGTATGAAATCACGGGGTAAGGGCTGCATTATCAACATCGGCTGGGATCAGGCAGATCGAGGCATGGAGGGGGAAAGTGGTGAACTTTTCGCAGCAGCCAAGAATGCCGTCATGGGTTTTACCCGTTCGATGGCAGTCAGTTTTGCCCCTGAAGTCCGCTTGAATTGTGTCGCTCCCGGATGGATCAAAACCGCCTGGGGAGAAACCGCCAGTCCGGTCTGGCAAGAGCGGGTCATGCGGGAAACCCCACTGAAACGATGGGGATTGCCGGAAGATATCGCTCGGGCAGTCCGATTTCTGGTCAGCGAGGAGGCCTCTTTCATCACCGGACAAGTGATTAACGTCAACGGTGGTGCGATTCGATGA
- a CDS encoding DUF6513 domain-containing protein: MEKPRPRLLFITGKLAEHSLRQTLIPLSQKANFEFEICVLGITVAALMTTPWILRKLKESHSEARAFDQAIIPGSVEGELNPLQEHLGFPVIRGPKDLFDLPEFFGHDQKTPPDLAQHTIEILAEINHAPRLSLDQILRQAESYRESGADVIDLGCLPGVAWPDLETTIQTLHRHGFRLSIDSFSQDEVQRAVASGVKLVLSANSSNRDWAQSTNAEFVLVPDHPQNLETLVTTREAFLSSGTPFRLDPILEPIGFGFGESVSRYRQIRQQFPADKMMMGVGNLTEMTEVDSSGVNFLLAALCTEWRIESILTTEVINWSRSSIREFEIARRLTHFAIEQQRVPKHLGGSLVLLRDPKLKEQGEAGLTHLRQLVTDPNFRIFAERGEIHLFNRDGYWHGNDPYEVYDRMISCVGTLTAEHAFYLGYELCKAKTALTLGKHYQQDQSLRWGFLTEPEISATERRKQERRQQQDRSQDMTLENQRQEERPA, translated from the coding sequence TTGGAAAAACCTCGTCCACGATTGCTGTTCATCACTGGCAAACTGGCAGAGCATTCGCTTCGCCAGACACTCATTCCCCTTTCTCAAAAAGCCAATTTTGAATTCGAGATCTGTGTGTTGGGGATCACGGTTGCCGCACTGATGACCACACCATGGATTCTGCGAAAACTCAAAGAGTCGCATTCTGAAGCCCGTGCATTTGATCAGGCAATCATTCCGGGATCAGTCGAAGGGGAATTGAATCCACTTCAGGAGCATTTGGGATTCCCGGTCATACGCGGCCCGAAAGATCTGTTCGACCTGCCGGAGTTCTTTGGACACGATCAAAAGACGCCACCAGATCTCGCGCAACATACTATTGAAATACTCGCAGAGATTAATCACGCCCCCCGACTCTCTCTGGATCAGATTCTGAGGCAAGCGGAGTCTTATCGCGAATCAGGTGCTGACGTGATTGATCTCGGTTGTCTTCCAGGTGTGGCCTGGCCCGATCTCGAAACCACGATTCAAACGCTGCATCGCCACGGCTTCCGACTGTCGATCGACAGTTTCTCACAAGACGAAGTTCAGCGGGCTGTCGCCTCGGGAGTCAAACTTGTCTTAAGTGCCAATTCATCGAATCGCGATTGGGCACAATCGACCAATGCCGAATTTGTCCTGGTTCCTGATCATCCTCAGAATCTGGAGACGCTCGTCACCACTCGCGAGGCATTTCTCAGTTCCGGGACTCCTTTTCGACTCGACCCCATTCTGGAGCCCATCGGATTTGGATTTGGAGAATCCGTCAGTCGCTATCGGCAAATACGCCAGCAGTTCCCCGCTGACAAAATGATGATGGGCGTCGGGAACCTGACAGAGATGACCGAAGTGGACAGTTCGGGTGTCAACTTTCTTCTGGCAGCCTTATGTACCGAGTGGCGGATTGAAAGCATCCTGACAACCGAAGTGATCAACTGGAGTCGATCTTCCATTCGGGAGTTTGAGATTGCCCGGCGGCTGACGCATTTCGCAATTGAGCAACAACGGGTGCCCAAGCATCTGGGCGGAAGCCTTGTACTTCTGCGGGACCCTAAACTGAAAGAGCAGGGCGAAGCAGGCCTGACACATTTAAGACAGCTTGTCACAGACCCGAACTTTCGCATTTTTGCCGAGCGGGGCGAGATTCACTTGTTTAATCGCGATGGATACTGGCATGGCAATGACCCATACGAAGTCTATGATCGGATGATCTCCTGTGTGGGAACTTTGACTGCCGAACATGCCTTTTACCTTGGCTACGAACTCTGCAAAGCCAAGACCGCATTAACACTTGGTAAACATTACCAGCAGGATCAATCTCTCCGCTGGGGATTTCTTACCGAACCCGAAATCAGTGCCACAGAACGTCGTAAGCAAGAACGGCGTCAGCAGCAGGATCGATCTCAGGACATGACCTTAGAAAATCAAAGACAGGAGGAACGTCCTGCATGA
- a CDS encoding anthranilate synthase component I family protein has translation MIPPVVIPLSAEMHPQFVTHRLASLDALCVLKSAVQHAHLGRYSYVMADPWFLSDEYNVQPSTDPLSPIAEVMKNLPFERQPELPPFQGGFAGVLSFEAGRAFDRMPSARHRDFLIPDFSMSFYDVVFAWDHIENRGWLISQGWPEIEPAARAKRATARARQFMNLLEQKVTDLTLQIPHAADTSRRSLESLAAPSFALAGHDNIWSNFRREDYLEAVERVIEYIRAGDIFQANLTQRLLTPQTIPSLQIWERLRQHNPSPFMAFWQRPKWSLLSASPERFLKIEKQSVETRPIKGTRRRQGAEADLFLRDELRESRKDVAENVMIVDLLRNDLSRVCRAGSVNVPALCEVETYRTVQHLVSVVTGELSEPFDSWDALRACFPGGSITGAPKVRATEIIAELEPTTRGPYTGTLFYMTPDLWCDSSILIRTFIASEGWLQLGVGGGIVVNSNPVQEFEETLTKASGMLAALTRHHSSE, from the coding sequence ATGATCCCCCCTGTTGTCATTCCCTTGTCTGCGGAAATGCACCCCCAATTCGTGACCCATCGACTGGCTTCACTCGATGCACTGTGCGTACTCAAAAGTGCTGTTCAACACGCCCATCTGGGCAGGTACTCGTATGTCATGGCCGATCCCTGGTTCTTAAGCGATGAGTACAACGTTCAACCCTCGACAGATCCTTTGAGCCCCATTGCCGAGGTAATGAAGAATCTGCCGTTCGAGCGCCAGCCGGAACTCCCACCTTTTCAGGGTGGCTTTGCCGGAGTGCTTTCTTTTGAAGCTGGCCGGGCATTTGACCGTATGCCCTCAGCCAGACATCGCGACTTTCTCATCCCGGATTTCTCGATGAGTTTTTACGATGTCGTTTTTGCCTGGGATCATATTGAGAATCGAGGTTGGTTGATCTCTCAAGGCTGGCCCGAAATCGAACCGGCTGCTCGTGCAAAAAGAGCGACAGCGCGGGCCCGACAATTTATGAATTTGCTCGAGCAGAAGGTCACTGATCTAACTCTTCAGATTCCCCATGCGGCAGACACAAGCCGTCGCTCACTGGAAAGCCTCGCTGCACCCTCATTTGCATTAGCTGGACACGACAACATCTGGAGTAACTTTCGCAGAGAGGATTATCTTGAGGCTGTAGAACGCGTGATCGAGTACATCCGGGCCGGCGATATCTTCCAGGCCAACCTGACCCAGCGTCTTTTGACTCCACAAACCATACCCAGCCTGCAGATCTGGGAGAGGCTCCGTCAGCACAATCCCTCGCCATTCATGGCATTCTGGCAAAGGCCCAAATGGTCGTTATTGAGTGCTTCTCCCGAACGATTTCTCAAGATCGAAAAGCAAAGTGTTGAGACACGCCCCATCAAGGGGACACGCCGGAGGCAAGGTGCTGAAGCGGATTTGTTTTTGCGCGATGAATTGCGAGAAAGTCGCAAAGATGTCGCCGAGAATGTGATGATTGTGGATCTGCTGAGAAACGATCTCTCGCGGGTTTGTCGTGCTGGCAGTGTGAACGTTCCCGCATTATGCGAAGTGGAAACCTATCGGACAGTTCAACATCTCGTGAGTGTTGTCACGGGAGAACTCTCCGAGCCTTTTGACTCCTGGGACGCCTTGCGGGCCTGTTTTCCCGGCGGTTCGATCACGGGGGCACCGAAAGTTCGAGCGACGGAAATCATTGCGGAACTGGAACCCACCACACGAGGCCCTTACACAGGAACGTTGTTCTACATGACCCCCGATCTGTGGTGCGACAGCAGTATTCTTATTCGCACATTCATCGCGAGCGAGGGCTGGCTGCAACTGGGAGTCGGGGGAGGGATTGTCGTCAATTCCAACCCGGTTCAAGAGTTCGAGGAGACATTAACCAAAGCCTCCGGAATGCTTGCGGCTCTGACTCGACACCATTCGAGCGAGTAA
- a CDS encoding anthranilate synthase component II, which yields MLLIIDNYDSFVQNVARYLVELGQNVRVVRNDRLSIQQITELAPSAIVISPGPCSPAEAGISLEVIERLSGKIPILGICLGHQAIGAAFGGNVVRAHRPIHGEASSVTHQGHALFHGLPETFQAGRYHSLVIDHHDLPDELEPLAWTLDAPHDVPVLMAVGHRTHATFGVQFHPESILTQGGHRLLSNFLSLAKLPSSNHLAESKVESHPPETGNSVAGRAAVFW from the coding sequence ATGCTGCTGATCATCGACAATTATGACAGCTTCGTCCAGAACGTCGCCCGCTATCTGGTCGAGCTTGGGCAGAACGTTCGTGTCGTCAGAAATGATCGCCTTTCGATCCAGCAGATCACCGAACTGGCCCCATCTGCCATTGTCATCTCACCCGGCCCATGTTCACCAGCAGAGGCTGGTATTTCTCTGGAAGTCATTGAACGGCTATCAGGGAAGATTCCCATACTCGGCATCTGTCTGGGTCATCAGGCGATTGGTGCTGCATTTGGTGGGAACGTTGTGCGGGCACATCGTCCCATCCATGGAGAAGCTTCAAGCGTCACTCATCAAGGCCACGCTCTCTTCCATGGTCTGCCAGAAACTTTTCAAGCCGGCCGCTATCACTCACTGGTGATTGATCATCATGATCTGCCAGACGAACTGGAGCCACTGGCATGGACTCTCGATGCACCACACGATGTCCCCGTGCTGATGGCCGTTGGCCACCGAACCCATGCTACTTTTGGAGTGCAATTTCATCCGGAATCGATACTGACACAAGGTGGCCACAGACTACTGTCCAACTTCCTAAGCCTGGCCAAACTCCCCTCATCAAATCATCTTGCTGAATCAAAAGTTGAGTCCCACCCACCAGAAACAGGGAATTCCGTGGCAGGCAGAGCGGCTGTCTTCTGGTGA